Proteins from a genomic interval of Lolium perenne isolate Kyuss_39 chromosome 1, Kyuss_2.0, whole genome shotgun sequence:
- the LOC139833232 gene encoding uncharacterized protein: protein MGGTVDREINTRKGPYVFRLLGENYHHIGTLLPEGDNKPRFAQLYIYDTENEVSHRISASGCNNDKPTVDPNIVSELQKMLDHTNILAKTFRMARDRFKEGDYHEYTLRILDKRNGTHNLPSASEVAALVVRDPTGESEGRDIVVEYKNMVPQRISEIHPKLMSMQYPLLFPYGEDGFRLEIPYKKTTGAEKSRKYVTLLEYYAFYLQHRPNQGMLLLMSGHLSLQFWVDVWTCVEQNRLNWIRYNQGKLRTELYSGLQDALERGDTRTEQVGKRIIVPSSFTVIYTIEFQKRGLPHAHILIFLKDKDKYPEPSQIDQIISAEIPNKDEDPEAFAAVEKYMMHGPCGEANQKSPCMIDRKCTKHFPKRYNENTTIDEDGFPVYKRRDDGRQIKKGGVMLDNGFVVPYNRDLLVKFQAHINVEWCNRSRSIKYLFKYIHKDDDQVTAMLKERDAANDTDEIKKYLEMRYISTTEACWRLFQFDLHHREPPVERLPFHLENEQQVIFPDSTDLEKIVTREGSKITKFTQWMEANKIHELGKELTYAEFPSKFVWKSKTKSWEKRKTKDYAIGRIYYAHPASGDRYYLRMLLNTMKGCTSFENIRTVDGVIHPTYKLACKALGFLDDDNEWIECINEASSWASGTQLRQLFTTILTHCEVTSPKMLWDSTWEALCEDMQYKRRTILNFQTLQLTTTQKKAYALIEIEKLMRQVGKSLKDYPDIDLPNDAELEELGNRLINEELNYDMDKLKDEHQAILNNLNQDQKKAYDAIMESVDKRLGKQIFVEGYGGTGKTYLWKAITTKLRSEGKIVLAVASCGIAALLLQGGRTAHSRFRIPLNITEESTCEIKQGSHLADLLKKTSLILWDEAPMANKHCFEALDKSLRDILRFTNEKSDEKPFGGMTVVLGGDFRQILPVITKGKREQIVNASIKRSYLWKHFEIFELTLNMRLKCLSDDPLQKQKVAEFAEWILQIGDGKTATDEGEDWIKIPKDLMLQRGKNAKEEIVQNIYPNLLQRYRERDFLEERAILCARNETVREINEHIMTQIQGEEVIYRSLDTVCKTTTSNSRVENMCPTEFLNNLKFPGIPDHQLKLKVYAMVQE from the exons ATGGGAGGAACCGTGGACAGAGAAATAAACACTCGGAAGGGACCATATGTTTTCCGTTTGCTTGGAGAGAACTACCACCACATtggaacacttttaccagaagggGACAACAAACCTCGGTTTGCACAGTTGTACATCTATGATACCGAAAATGAGGTCAGCCATAGGATAAGTGCATCAGGATGCAATAATGACAAACCAACAGTGGACCCCAACATTGTCAGCGAATTACAAAAAATGCTAGATCACACCAACATCCTAGCAAAAACATTCAGAATGGCAAGGGATAGATTCAAAGAAGGGGATTACCATGAATATACACTTCGAATACTAGACAAACGAAATGGTACTCACAACCTTCCATCCGCATCTGAAGTTGCAGCACTGGTCGTAAGAGATCCAACTGGAGAAAGCGAAGGACGTGACATCGTTGTTGAGTACAAAAATATGGTACCGCAAAGGATCTCAGAAATCCACCCAAAACTCATGTCCATGCAATACCCCCTGCTGTTCCCGTATGGAGAAGATGGTTTCAGACTTGAAATACCCTACAAGAAAACAACTGGAGCTGAAAAAAGCAGAAAGTATGTAACTTTGTTGGAATATTATGCATTCTATCTACAACATCGTCCTAACCAGGGAATGTTGTTGCTAATGTCTGGACATCTGTCGCTTCAATTTTGGGTTGATGTTTGGACATGCGTGGAGCAGAATAGACTAAACTGGATCCGATACAATCAAGGAAAGCTAAGAACAGAACTTTACAGTGGTCTGCAGGATGCGCTTGAGCGAGGGGACACCAGAACAGAGCAAGTTGGAAAGAGGATAATTGTTCCTTCATCTTTTACAG TTATATACACAATAGAGTTCCAGAAGAGAGGACTCCCTCATGCCCACATACTAATATTTCTTAAGGACAAAGACAAGTATCCTGAACCATCTCAAATTGACCAAATAATAAGTGCAGAGATTCCTAACAAGGATGAGGACCCAGAGGCATTTGCTGCTGTCGAAAAATACATGATGCATGGCCCGTGCGGAGAGGCCAATCAAAAGTCACCATGTATGATTGACCGTAAATGCACCAAGCACTTCCCAAAAAGGTACAATGAGAATACAACAATTGACGAGGATGGCTTTCCCGTATATAAAAGGAGGGATGACGGAAGGCAGATAAAAAAGGGAGGGGTCATGCTCGATAACGGATTTGTTGTGCCATACAATAGGGATCTGTTGGTTAAGTTTCAGGCTCACATTAATGTCGAGTGGTGCAACAGGTCCAGGTCAATAAAATACCTATTTAAGTACATCCATAAAGATGATGACCAAGTGACAGCCATGCTGAAGGAAAGAGATGCAGCAAACGATACTGATGAGATCAAGAAATACCTAGAGATGAGGTACATATCAACAACAGAAGCATGTTGGAGGTTATTCCAGTTTGATCTACACCATCGTGAACCACCTGTCGAGAGGCTTCCATTCCATCTAGAAAACGAGCAGCAAGTCATTTTTCCTGACTCAACTGATCTTGAGAAAATAGTAACAAGGGAAGGATCAAAAATTACAAAGTTCACGCAGTGGATGGAGGCAAACAAAATACATGAGCTAGGAAAAGAATTGACATACGCTGAATTCCCTTCAAAATTTGTATGGAAAAGTAAAACAAAAAGCTGGGAGAAGCGGAAGACGAAAGATTACGCAATTGGAAGAATCTACTACGCGCATCCAGCAAGTGGTGACAGATACTATCTAAGGATGCTTCTGAACACAATGAAAGGATGCACATCATTTGAGAACATTAGGACCGTTGATGGAGTCATTCATCCAACATACAAATTAGCATGCAAGGCGCTCGGATTTCTTGATGATGATAACGAATGGATTGAATGTATCAATGAAGCATCAAGTTGGGCATCTGGAACACAGCTACGTCAGCTATTCACCACCATATTGACCCATTGTGAAGTAACAAGCCCAAAGATGTTGTGGGATTCAACATGGGAGGCGCTATGCGAAGATATGCAGTACAAAAGAAGAACTATCCTCAACTTCCAAACGCTGCAGCTTACAACCAcacagaaaaaggcatatgctctCATTGAGATAGAGAAACTGATGAGACAAGTAGGAAAGTCACTAAAGGACTATCCAGACATAGACCTACCCAATGACGCGGAGCTGGAGGAACTTGGGAACAGACTAATAAATGAAGAGCTCAACTACGACATGGACAAACTCAAGGATGAGCACCAAGCCATACTAAACAATCTAAACCAAGACCAGAAAAAAGCATATGACGCAATAATGGAATCAGTTGACAAAAGGCTAGGAAAACAAATATTTGTGGAAGGCTACGGTGGCACAGGAAAAACATATCTATGGAAAGCAATCACAACAAAGCTAAGATCAGAAGGAAAGATAGTTCTTGCGGTAGCATCATGCGGAATTGCAGCCTTACTTCTCCAAGGTGGAAGAACAGCACACTCAAGGTTCCGCATTCCACTGAATATAACCGAAGAATCAACGTGTGAAATAAAACAAGGCTCACATTTGGCTGATCTGCTAAAGAAAACCTCACTTATACTGTGGGATGAAGCTCCAATGGCAAACAAACATTGCTTCGAGGCACTGGATAAGAGCCTTAGAGATATTCTTAGGTTCACAAACGAAAAAAGCGATGAAAAGCCATTCGGTGGGATGACGGTGGTACTAGGAGGAGACTTCAGACAAATCCTACCAGTTATAACAAAAGGGAAGAGAGAGCAGATCGTTAATGCTTCAATCAAAAGATCATACCTATGGAAGCACTTTGAAATATTTGAGCTCACATTGAACATGCGGCTAAAGTGTTTGTCAGATGATCCATTACAAAAACAAAAAGTTGCTGAATTTGCAGAGTGGATACTACAGATTGGTGACGGAAAAACAGCAACAGATGAAGGAGAGGATTGGATTAAAATACCAAAGGACCTAATGCTACAGAGAGGAAAAAATGCGAAAGAAGAAATAGTCCAAAACATATACCCAAACTTGCTGCAAAGATACCGTGAACGAGATTTCCTAGAAGAAAGAGCAATACTATGTGCACGGAATGAAACAGTCAGAGAGATAAACGAGCACATTATGACACAGATACAAGGTGAAGAGGTGATATACCGAAGCCTAGATACTGTATGCAAGACAACAACTAGCAACAGTAGAGTGGAGAACATGTGTCCTACTGAGTTCCTAAACAACTTGAAGTTCCCAGGAATCCCAGACCATCAGCTAAAACTGAAG GTTTATGCAATGGTACAAGAATGA